The Oncorhynchus mykiss isolate Arlee chromosome 28, USDA_OmykA_1.1, whole genome shotgun sequence genome includes a window with the following:
- the LOC110508506 gene encoding vang-like protein 2 translates to MDNESQYSGYSYKSSHSRSSRKHRDRRDRHRSKSRDGSSRGDKSVTIQAPGESLLDAESTRGDDRDDNWGETTTVVTGTSEHSVSNEDLTRVSKELEESSPLECKRFLGPVLGGCLGLFALFTPLAFLVLPQLLWREALEPCGTPCEGLYVSLAFKLLVLLISSWALFLHPPRATLPRFFVFRCLLMVLVFLFVASYWLFYGVRVLEPRERDYRGIVEYAASLVDALLFIQYLALVLLEVRHLQPAFCLKVVRTTDGASRFYNVGHLSIQRAAVWVLDQYYRDFPVYNPALLNLPKSILSKKMSGFKVYSLDENSTNNSTSQSRAMIAAAARRRDNSHNEYYYEEAEMDRRCRKRKARLVVAVEEAFTHIKRLQDDDPAVSSHKHPREVMDPREAAQAIFAPMARAMQKYLRTTRQQPYHSMESILTHLQFCITHNMTPKAFLERYVSPGPTMQYQRETGRGRQWTLVSEEPVTSALRQGLVFSLRRLDFSLVVTVQPLPFLRIGEEFIDPKSHKFVMRLQSETSV, encoded by the exons ATGGACAACGAGTCACAGTACTCAGGCTACTCCTACAAGTCGTCTCACTCTCGCAGTTCCCGCAAGCACAG GGATCGGCGGGACAGACATCGCTCCAAGAGCAGAGATGGCAGCAGCCGTGGGGACAAGTCTGTCACCATCCAGGCCCCCGGGGAGTCGCTATTAGACGCAGAGTCGACCCGGGGCGATGACCGG GATGACAACTGGGGCGAGACCACCACCGTGGTCACAGGCACATCAGAACACAGTGTGTCCAACGAGGACCTGACGCGCGTCTCCAAGGAGCTGGAGGAATCGTCTCCTCTGGAATGCAAGCGCTTCCTGGGGCCCGTGCTGGGCGGCTGCCTGGGCCTGTTCGCTCTGTTCACCCCCCTGGCCTTCCTTGTCCTCCCCCAGCTGCTGTGGCGTGAGGCCCTGGAGCCCTGCGGGACGCCCTGCGAGGGTCTCTACGTCTCCCTGGCCTTCAAGCTCCTGGtgctcctcatctcctcctgggCGCTGTTCCTGCACCCGCCGCGCGCCACCCTGCCCCGCTTCTTCGTCTTCCGCTGCCTGCTCATGGTGCTGGTGTTCCTGTTCGTGGCGTCCTATTGGCTGTTCTACGGTGTGCGCGTGCTGGAGCCCCGGGAGAGGGACTACAGAGGCATCGTGGAGTATGCTGCATCACTGGTGGACGCGCTGCTCTTCATCCAGTACCTGGCCCTGGTGCTGCTGGAGGTCAGACACCTGCAGCCTGCCTTCTGCCTCAAGGTGGTGCGCACCACCGACGGAGCTAGTCGCTTCTACAACGTCGGCCACCTCAG TATCCAGAGGGCAGCAGTGTGGGTGCTGGATCAGTACTACAGGGACTTCCCAGTCTACAACCCTGCCCTGCTCAACCTGCCCAAGTCCATCCTCTCCAAGAAGATGTCTGGATTCAAAGTCTACTCACTGGACG AGAACAGCACCAATAACTCCACCAGTCAGTCCCGGGCCATGATCGCTGCTGCGGCCCGCAGGAGAGACAACTCCCACAACGAGTACTACTACGAGGAGGCCGAGATGGACCGCAGGTGCCGCAAGCGCAAGGCCAG GTTGGTAGTGGCGGTGGAAGAGGCCTTCACCCACATCAAGCGTCTCCAGGATGATGACCCCGCAGTCTCGTCCCACAAACACCCCCGTGAGGTGATGGACCCCCGGGAGGCGGCTCAGGCCATCTTCGCCCCCATGGCGCGAGCCATGCAGAAGTACCTGAGGACCACGCGCCAGCAGCCCTATCACAGCATGGAGAGCATCCTCACACACCTGCAGTTCTGTATCACCCACAACATGACCCCCAAG GCATTCCTGGAGCGTTACGTGAGCCCAGGCCCTACCATGCAGTACCAGCGTGAGACTGGCAGGGGGCGCCAGTGGACTCTAGTGAGCGAGGAGCCGGTAACCTCTGCCCTGCGTCAGGGTCTGGTCTTCTCTCTGCGCCGCCTCGACTTCTCCCTTGTCGTCACGGTGCAGCCCCTCCCCTTCCTGCGTATCGGTGAGGAGTTTATCGACCCCAAGAGCCACAAGTTTGTGATGAGGCTGCAGTCGGAGACCTCTGTGTGA